taaaacatcagtgtgttatcagcattattctcacactaaatccaaaacatagcattctaccagctactaggaagaaaattaactctatcccagctgaaattgGGACAGCTTCGCTCACGTTGTCTGCTCAGTGACCTTCTCAATGATTCATGTGTGTTAGAAGTGGAGGTACTGAAGAGCCAGGATTTGCAGGAGGGCAAATACTGCAGAAGAATATCTTACCCTGCCATGCATCTCCTTCTTGAGTACTGTAATTGAGAATTGCATACATAATCCACAGGGGAAAACATCTTGCTGCCAGTCTGGGTTTTCTATCAGGTGTCATTTCTAACAAGGCATGGTATGTGTATGTCAGTTTGCATTGAAGCACAAGACTGAGTATTTAGGTGTTTGTTTGAACTTCAGAAGTTTATTTTCTAATGGCACTGTCTGGAATATTTCCATCAGCTGAAGGAAATTGTTCTGATGAGGCGTAACTTACTTGGCACCATTATTAGGATGTTTGAAATTGTGGCGTCcggtttctttttgttgttgtaatcTTGATGACTTAAGGAGATTCCAGCCTTTCAGTCCAGTGTCAGCAAACTAACTACTCAGCCTTGTGTCTGATGGGTTGCTGCAAATTCATATTAGCAGGCAAATCTGTTAAAGACTCTAAAGCTTTAAATCTAATGGGGTTTCTAGTAAATTTGAGTTGAGCACTGTGGTAACACCAtgtgggttttgtgggtttcaGTTGCCGAAAGTCAGTATTTTGGTACTACTGCAGATGAACAGGGTATTTATCTTGGCCTCCCACTGCTCTTCCGGAAGGATGCGCGTCTTTCATGGGTTCTTCCACTGCCGTACTGGTGTCCTGGACAGCACTACAGCCAGTCCTTAGGCACCTGGGTCTCACCCCGACAGTGCTGAGAGTACTGCAGTATCAGCTGTTGAGTTGACAAGTTTAAGTATGACATCTAAGCCAATATGTTACTGTAATTCTTGTGGAAATAAGAGCCTCTCCAAATTAGTGTATCATTGTAAAAGAACCAAGGGGCTCTGCATATTGCATGAAGGTACACTGAAGTCCAGCTAGCAGTGTTGTGAGCAAAGCTAGGGATATGTGAGTCTTGGTACAAATAATCATGCAGACAGATGCAGAGGAACAGAGAGCTGTGTATAATCTTCTGAGCTTTGATCTTCTGTTGTTGCAGGTGCCTGATAACCCACCAAACTATATCCTTTTCCTTAATAACTTGCCTGAGGAAACAAATGAGATGATGCTGTCCATGTTATTCAATCAGTAAGTTTTGAATAGAAAGGACTTCTCCTTTGAATTCTTCTGTTACCTGTATGCTTTTTCTCAGTTGGCAAGCTGGCTTTTTAGAAATAAGAGTTTCATCTGGAGGTATTTCAGTTCTTTGTCTTGCTGCCAAGATTACAGATGTCCATTCTGATGACTTGGTGCAGAAAGCAAATCGGATTTTTTCATAGCTGGTTTTGATTGTGTAAGTTATCTACTATCAATCTGCACCGGATTTAAGCGGGTGACTGTAATATTAAAGACTTTACGACAGCAGGAGCAGTTTTAAAACTGGCTTAAGTTGCTTCTGTATATGCACAAGACTGATTAAATTGCTTCCATGTAGTGATCCTTAATTGAGGCACGGTTCTAAGGACTGGACATGTAAAACCCTTCAATTTAAATCTTTCATTAGTAGTAACTATTATACCAGTAAATGCTTATGGTAAGGTCTTATGGCTACTGAAGAGAGATGTATTACCAAACTAGAAAATATTATCTGACTCTTTCACCTTATTTTAAAGGTTTCCTGGATTCAAAGAAGTACGCTTAGTGCCTGGGCGCCATGACATTGCATTTGTGGAGTTTGAAAATGAGAATCAAGCAGGAGCTGCTCGAGATGCTCTCCAGGGATTCAAGATTACTCCATCTCATGCCATGAAAATCACTTATGCGAAGAAATAACCAGATGCTCCTATAAAGGACTTCTGTGgatagttggttttttttaatacaatgtCTTTGATCAGCTAGCATGTTTGCTGTTCTCTGCAAAAAACTTAAGACTTGTCTAAAATTGCCACAACAGGCAGGACAGATGTAGGATTTCCACGGATCTACTGGATAGTAAATTTTTGTGttgaaatactaatttttgtaaaataaattcagtttatgCTCTTTTCAAGCCATGTTTTTCCTCAAATCTGTCTTATTATTGATCTGTTAGGCTTGCAGGGCTTATTCAGTATATTGGTTTAACCACTTTTAAGGTGAAACTCATTTCTCAGAAGTGAGTGCTGGAAAAATAGCTGTCTTTCCAGAGCAAAAAGCGTGAGCAGGAAAGCTAAATGTCAGCATATTCGGAATAAATGCAACACTCAATTGTCAGCCTCATTATCAAGGGgacagctgcttttcagcaagAATAATTTTGTGACTTATtattagtggggtttttttccaggtatGGGTAGAAATTGATTACAGTTTGACAGCACTGTTGTTCAACTTGGTTTTGTCTTTACAATGATGGCTGGTAGTAGAAGCAGGTCCACAGAAGAAACGTAAAAGCTTATCTGTTGTCTTGTCTTCTGCTCTTTCCAGCCCTATTACCAGTGATTTTAATAAATGGTTTAGGAAGAGCTTTCTGGCTCTTTACAAAGACAATGCAGAGGAGCCTGGTGGTCCATTTTTCGGCAGGTTTTTCCAAAATACATGTCCTAATGCTTCTGGGTTTGTtggcggggtgcgggggggaggttggggggtttttttctcatttgtcagAAACTTTTACAGGTCTTGTGTGACATGAAATACACTAAATGCAGTGAAGTAATCAGATGTAGTATTGTGAGTTGTAACTGTTCTAAATATTTGGGTGCAAAGATCACTTCAAAGGCTTGTGTTTTGTTCAGGTGATGGAAGACCTAGAAAGATATTTTCGGTTAAGAGAATAATGAAATTTACTTAAAATATGATTATATTTTTGGTGAATCTTGCAGTAACTGTTGCATGGTGTTGGCTAGGAGGATTGCAATCAGACCATTGATTAATGTTTGAGAGGAAGCAGTTGCACAGCGCTTGTCATGTTGCACCATTCCTCACTTCTTGAATGCTTTCTGTGTGAGGCCTCTTACTTACCCTTTCAGACAAAGAAGGGATGAAGTTCCAAAGTAATTTGGTCAgtgagggcaggaggaaggatgcTGGAAGCCATAGCCTTTCCTCTCTGACTGTGGCTCAGTGCAGTCCCTTCCTGTGTTGTGTGGGCTCGGCTGTAGCTGCAGATCATCTTGTTTCCCCCAGTTTGTGTTCTGAAACAATTGAGATCTGACTTAAAACTGTTCTCTGGACAAAGTGCTGCACCTTGAGGAAAGCGTGATTGATTTTTAGAAAACCGTGGTATACTTCTTGCTATATTATATATGGTAGTTCTGGCATGTCCACTCAATTCCTGAGCAAGTGCTATATTTCAGTGCATCTGTAAGCATAAAACTAGCTACATAAACGACCTTTTTTGCACGAGACCTGAAAAATCTTTCATCTTCTGCTCCCAGAGTACATGGCAAGACGATGCCCCTTCCCGTGTCATGTCAATTCAATTACTATTGTATCtccatatatgtattttttcattcttttcagtggtttttttttgtgtgtgtgtgatttcaCAAGTATTCTAATACTTGCAAGTGAAAATTGTTTCAATGTGCCTGTAAGGGAGCAAAAGTGACTATGTTACTGTTGTGAACcttatgtttttccttctgcagtcaTAATTTTATAGATAGTTCTGCTGTCCTTGCATCCCACTAGTCTGTGTACATGAGACTACCATTGCATACCACCGCTCTTCGCTTTTACTCACTTAGAAGGGTTTGCGTGGAGCTGTCTGGAAAGGAAGTCAGACACTACATACAGGAGGTTGGAGGAAGGAGTAATGGGCTAGAAGATTAGAGGAGAATGTGGCGAAGTCAGCTGTGATAGGAGGGTGATGCTAGAAATTGCAAGAtgctctttctttaaaatttagaGAGTGTGGGATTTTGGATGACAATTGATAGCTTCCTCCGTTTTGCTTGCTGACTGAAAACTGGTACAGCCAGCAGCTCTTCAGGCCTCCTCCTGAATCAGGTAGTGCTGGTTCTCTGGAGTGACACTTTGGGAATTCCCAGACTTGCTCTTGGTCACTTCTAAAGGACTTCTAAAGGACTGATCCAGACCAGCCTTCTGTAGCCTGACAGCTGTCATGTGAATCTTTTGCAGTGTGGTAACTCCAGTGGTTGTTCCTTATGTGTGTGcatctattttaattaaaatactgcatACAAGTCTGGCCTCATGTATGCTGGGACAAGATTTTGGGAAGTTAGATGAATTCTAGATGTCCTCTCCAAGGCGTAAAGAGGACCTGTTAAGTCAGCCTGTGGCACTGTATGTTGTTCAGCGTCTTGCATCTGCAAACTCTCAACTGAGTTCAGCTATGTAAATAAAAGTGGAATGGTCGCTGTCCTGGCATAACCTGTGTGTTTTGCTCTTGACTGCATCTCCCTGAGGAAGGGATCTTGCCTATACAAGTATGCAGTGCTTGAACTTTTAGACTTCAAATTTAAATTGCTGACGTGCAAAGcatttttactgtgtttcaACTCCCAAATGGTTTGTTTACATTTGCACCCATGTGCTAGGGTCCTAGTAGGTCCTTTCTGTAGACCATAATGGGGAAATCGCTGCCACAGAGGGTTTATGATCCAGGGAAGATTACATTTGCCAGTGAGCATTTAGGAAAATGAAGAACTTGAGGATTTGGAAGGATGtaatttcctttgctgcttaCCAGGGTCTGACTTAATTTTCATTCTCAAACTTTGCTTGAGGTAAGATTAAGACTACGGACAACTACAGGAAGGCTTAAAATGTTTAAGCAATACATTTGCTGATTGAAATGTTAATGCAGAATGGCTTTGGGAAGGGATTCGGTTTCATGAGTGGACCCTGAGGTCTTCCTCCCGCCTGCGGCTCTGGTGGGGTGGAATGTTGCCCCGACCCCTCCCCATTGGCCTCGCGTGTTTGTCCAGGTGTCTGCCTCTTCCATAAAAGACGGGGATCGCCGGACCCGGCGCGCATTCAGCAAGCGCTGCAGCGAAGAAAAATGACACGACGTGTTTATTTGGTTGTTTTACTTTTGTGTCTCGGATTAATGTGTCCTCTTGTAACTGGAATCTTTATGGACAAGcttgccagcaagaagctgtgtGCTGATGACAACTGTGTCTGTaagtaattttgctttaattttgagGGCAAAATAGTCTCAACAATGACTGCGGAGTTTGGATGTGGTAATGCGAGGGGAAACTCTGCTCATTTAGCTCCATTATATTTGTATTGGCTTGTCAACTTCAGAAGCAGAGTGGAGGGTTTACGGGGAATGTCACACGCAGCTTTACTGCAAAAAGGGTTCTATAAAGAGCGTTCTTCACTCAAGTGAAAGGTAAATGTAGAGAGAGGGATTGTAACTTCCACTATGATGAAAGGGCGCATTCTTAAGCTGTTACTTTGCTTActggagaacagaaaaatgagcGGAACAAATTCTTGAAGACTTTTGTTAATCTCAGGATAACCTACTTTTATCTGTAGAAGTGGTTTTACATGTATGCATGCAAGCACACATGTATTTACATTTCTCTCTATAAAAGTATATATCTATTTAAATTTGTCCAcctcattcttttattttttttttctagacacCATTTCCCTTGCCAGAGCAGAAGAGGATTATAATGCTCCAGACTGCAGattcattaatattaaaaaagggCAGTTGATTTATGTTTACTCAAAactagtgaaagaaaaagactctGGAGAATTCTGGGCTGGAAGTGTAAGAGGAGATTCTTGTGTATATGAGCAAACCAGAAGTAGATTAACATGCGTTTCTGTCAAGAAATAGATGCTAACGCTGCACTATTGTGGGTTTTAGAGCAGCAACTTAGTTTTCAAAGTGAATGTTTAAGCTTAAACTGATTGAGGAGTCTTgagggatttaatttttttttatgaaatatcTTCAATAATTATATCTTAATTATGAACTGAACCATAACAGAAGGGCTCAACAGctcttttctgtgtctgtttgCTGAAACTATGGAGGAGAAAGCTGTTAACACAGTTGGTCATAAAACTCTTAAATTTAAGGGAAGCAAAGATAAATATTAgctgcatttattaaaaaaaaaaaaatcaagataaacTATAGGTGGTATTAGTTTACTCCTTGTGTTAATGGTTCGTTTCATGTGCCAGCTAATTGGAAACTAGGAAATCTGAAACCAGAGTAAGAAATACTATTAGTAACTGCTTTTGACTAAATTATGAACTAGCTCAAACCAGATGAGGACTGTTCTAAGTATTCCTAATCATACATCTCCTTGCTTCAAGGTTTATGGAGAACAGTATGAAGACCATATGGGGACAGTTGGTTATTTCCCTAGCAGTTTAGTCTCAGAACAACATGTCTATCAAGAAGCAAATAAGACTGTTCCTACAACGGTAAGGAATTTGCAAAAACCCAGCTGGCTACATAATTATACTTGGCTGTGTAATGCTAATTTGCTGTAAAAACAAATCATAATTGTGGCAGTTGACTGTAGCATATCACAGATGCTTAGGGATCCAATCTTTGGGCCTTTATACAGGCAAATAGCCTCAATAAAATCTGAACATACGCTCTGATATTGCAGACGTTACAAATGTTGCATTAAGGGCTCGATCCTATTAGAGTTCCTATTGATTTTAATAGTATTCCTGCAAGGCCATGTAAGTTTTACCCAAACCATTTGCGATACATTACaggaagctttcttttttagaGTCTGGATATTGTGCTGCGTACTTCAGTAATGTGTACAAGTGCGCtttctattaattttatatatagatGGACACCGTCATGCAGAACTGATTTACTGAAAGCATGCTTGCTTTTTCATAACAAAGTTATTGGTACATCAAAAAGCTGAATTAAAAAGCTATTGGCAACATGTTAGTGTTCTGTGAGTAAGTAGGCTGTATTTCTGAAAGGCTGATTGTCCCTGATCATGTACAGTAGTGTCCCATGCGCCAGACAATTCATAATTTTGCTGAAGATCTGAAACACTAcacagagctgtgggagaggagggtcCTTTCTCAGAGGCTGGTATACTTTGGCTTACAATTAATGCATACTAGTAGCTTATTTCTATGCTTAAAACAAATTGAGTGGTAGGTTTCCAGTAACTGTCTTCATCAATATTGAATATTTAGCTATATGCCGTTCTGAAGCATATGGCAAAATACAGTTAGCGTGTCAATCTTGAAATTGTATATGGAGTGTTTAAGCCTAGATCCAGATTATTAGATGGGTTTCGCTAACACAGAGGAAATAagtgaaaggaagaattttgttttatattaataGTCGCTAAGATTTGCGTTATTATGTGTCAGACAAGCTTTATTTCAGGAAACGTGAATCTCGGATAAGTGATTGCTTTTCTTGACACTACATTGGGTTATTCTCAATTTGGCCCAGAAGCATTGCAGCAATTAATTAGTCACAGAACATGAAAGAATGactaaaatatgtttctaaGCTCTTTTCTCAACAATATGACAGCCAGTCTGCTGCATGGCAAGCTGAACTGGAAGCAGAGGTACGTTAAAGCGATGTTTCAGCCTGCAGGCTGACTCGGGGTCCAGAGTGGGCTGTTGTCAGGCTGCAATGCAGAACTTTAATtggaagtaattttctttcGCAAAACTAGCGACACAGACTTCTACAGTTGTTTCACCCTTATCTCACATTCTCGCTATGCAGGAACTTTGCTACAAAAATGAAGGGCGATACAGATACGTTCTTTTCCTTGTCCTACTGCTCTCGGTCGTATGTTGCAAATGTCACCTTAAGGATCTGACTCTTCCTAAGTTCCCATTTAAAACAGTCTGCAGCTGATCTTGACCAATCTGTGTATGGGTCAAGCATCTGTGTATGGGTCAAGCATGCTGCTTGCCCCAGAAATAGCCCTTAAAGGTGCTGTTTTATATAGAGCTAGTGTTGCACGCCACCACAGATGCCTCTAATGCCACCAGCTTTCCATCTGCAAGTCAGAAGCCGGTCTCTCACTCGCAGCTCTGTAACCTTCACCCAAGGCGCTGGcaatgtttttgctttgctttcctggcCTTGCACCTGCAAAGCCCAGTATTGGTGTTACGATAGGTTCTCTTGGGAAGAGGTTGCCATTGATATTAGGGGACCTGATGATGCTCAAAGCTTAACAGTTAATCAGCATGCGGCACCTGTCCCTGATCAAAGCCGTGAGTGGCACATACAAATGGCTTTGCATGGAGGAAGGACTGGTAGGGAACTTGATGGTGAAAAGTATTATGGGGGGCACCGACTGCAC
This genomic interval from Pelecanus crispus isolate bPelCri1 chromosome 3, bPelCri1.pri, whole genome shotgun sequence contains the following:
- the OTOR gene encoding otoraplin yields the protein MTRRVYLVVLLLCLGLMCPLVTGIFMDKLASKKLCADDNCVYTISLARAEEDYNAPDCRFINIKKGQLIYVYSKLVKEKDSGEFWAGSVYGEQYEDHMGTVGYFPSSLVSEQHVYQEANKTVPTTDIDFFCE